The genomic window ATTCCCAACACTTTGGTCGGCGACAGTCAGGGAAGACGATCCCTCGCGCCCGCTGGATGGCGACACGACGTGCGATGTGGCGATCATCGGCGCAGGCTATACCGGCCTTTCCGCAGCCCTCGTCCTGGCCAAAGGCGGCGCCAGCGTCCGCGTGATCGAGGGCGGATATCCCGGCTGGGGCGGCTCGGGGCGCAACAGCGGCGCTGTCATTCGCGGTTTCAAAAGCAGTCGTTCTGGGCTGATCAGGGAGTTCGGCCCGCAGCGCGGTCGCGCGATGGCAGATTTCGGTGCCACCACCACGGATGTCGTCTATGATTTCATCAGCACCTACGACATCCAATGTGATCTCAAGCGCACCGGCTGGATCCTGCCCGCGCATAACACGGCCGGGCTGAGGCGGGTGGAGGAGCGTCAGCGCACATGGACGGCCGATGGAATCGGCGGTCTGGACATGCTCTCGCGTGATGAGCTGACCCGCATGCTTGGCTCTTCGGCCTACATAGGCGGCATGATCGATCACGAGGGTGCCTCCCTTAACCCGCTGGGTTACGCGCGCGGTTTGGCGCGCGCTGCCACGGCGGAAGGCGCGACCGTGTATCGTGAGACACCTGCGAAGGGCGTCTCACGCAAGCCGCAGGGATGGGTCGTAGAGACATCGCGCGGCCGCGTGACGGCCTCGACAGTTATCATCGCGGCGGATGCCTATTCCAGCGGGCTGAATGCGAGCGTCGAGCGGACGATGGCGACCATCCATACCAATATCGTTGCCACGAAACCGCTTCCGGCGGCGCTTGCAGCGGGCATATTGCCGGGAGAGCAGGCAGTGTCGGACAGCCGGCGCATCCTCTACTACTGGCACAAGGACCCTTACGGGCGCGTGCTGTTCGGCACGCGAGGGACTTTGTCCGGCCCCCGGCAGGCTGAGGACTTCGCCCATGTCGAGGCCGCGCTCGCAAAGATCTATCCGCAGCTTCGGGGCGCCGAGATCGAATTCCGCTGGTCGGGGAAGGTTGGGCTCACGCGGGATTTCCTGCCGCATATCGACCAGCCGGAGCCTGGGCTTTGGACATCGCACGGCTATTGCGGGCGTGGTGTCGCCATGGCCAGCGCCTATGGCAAGCTGCTCGGCGAGACCATTTTGCAGGATCGCTCGCAGGCCACCCTGCCGGTTCCGAACACGCCCGCGCCCCGAATGCCGCCTTCGCCGATCAGCGATCTTGGCATCGTCACCGTGACGCAGCTCTATCGCGTGATGGATATTTTCGCCTGACTATCCGCGAGGGCGTCCGCGCGCCCGTCCTTTCATGCCGAGGCGGGTTGCGCGATCTCCGGCACGCCCTTCGACGACCAGGCGTCCAGGATGCTCGCGGAATCGGTGACGATGCCGAGATGAGCGGCAATGATCGCCAGCGCGCCCTTCTCCATCGCCTCGTTCGTTCCTCGCACCAGGTCCTGCGGTACGGTCACGTTGTAGCCGAGGTTTGAGGCGTCGAAGGCCGTATTCAGCACGCAGCAGTCGGCGAGGCATCCGTCAAGCACCAGGCTTTTGGTGCCGAGATTGCGCAGGAGAAAGTCGAGGTCGGTCGGGAAGAAGGCTGACAGGCGCTTCTTTGTCTGGACGATGAGGTCCTTCTCGTCGACATGGGTGACGAATTCCGTCCAGCGCGTCCCCTCGATCGCATGTTCATCCATATTCCGGATCTCGCCGACATGCAGTGGGAAAACCAGCCGCCAGGCGGCCTTCAAACCGTTCACATCGTCAACGCCGCCTTTGCGCAGGACACTACGGACGTGGATGACAGGTATCCCGAGCTTGCGCGCCGCCGCATGGAAGGCGTCGACGGCGGTGACGATCTCACGGGCACGCGGAGCGGGGCAGGGGCAATCGGGCGAATCTTCGAGATGCCCACGGTGCAGGTCGATCGAAACGATCGCCGCGTTGCGGGTATCGAACCACGGTGCGAATTCGGGTCCGAGCTGTTGGGCTTTGCCGTCGATATAGGCTTTCATCCCTGTCTCCTCAGCGCTTTTCGCGATCATAGGCGATACCGAGCGCGGCCGGCGCTCGTAGCCGTGCGCGCAACCCCGGGCGCGACATCACGATCAGAACGATCAGTGTTGTCGCATAGGGCAACATGTTGAGAAAATGCGGGTCGATGAAAGCCTGGCCGCTGGCCTGCGCGCGAAACCGGTAGGCATCCACGAGACCGAACAGAAGTGCGCCAAAGACCACCCAGCCTGGACGCCAGCTCGCGAAGATGACGATGGCAAGAGCGATCCAGCCGCGGCCCGCCGTCATATTCTCCACCCAGGTGGGCGTATTGATGACCGAGAGATAAGCGCCGCCAAGGGCGATCAGCGCGCCGCCGGCAATGATATAGGCATAGCGCAGGCCAACGACTGTGATCCCGAGCGAGTCCAAAGTTTCCGGGCTCTCGCCGAGCGTACGAAGGATGAGCCCGGGCCGGGTTTTGTGAAGGTAGAATGCGATGAATGCGGCGATCGCGAAAGCCAGGAAGACCATTGTATCCTGGCTGAACACGATGATGCCGAGCCCGGGAATGTCGGCGAGGGGAGAGGCCTCGCCGACCGGGCCGCGTGTCGGCAGGGCCTTTCCAACATAGGACTGCCCGACAAAGGCGGACAATCCGCTTCCGAGAATGGAAAAGGCGAGGCCCGTCACCACCTGGTCCAAACGGAGCGTCACCACGCAGAAGGCGAAGGCGGCGCTGAAAAGGGCGCCGCAGAGCGCGGCACCCACAAGCCCGATCGCCGTGGAACCGAGGGCGAAGGTCATCACGAAGCCACAGACCGCGCCGACGAGCATCGTCCCCTCGATGCCGAGATTAAGCACCCCGGCGCGCTCCGTCAGAAGCTGTCCGAGTGCGGCGAAGAGGATCGGCGTCGCCGAGACGATGGCAGCCGCGAAGAGCAGTTCGATGTTCATGCGGTCGCCCCACGGATCAAGCGGATTCTGTAGCGGCCGAGAGTCACCCCGGCGAGCACCATGATCAGGATCAGGGCTTGGAGGATCGTGCTGATCGAAGAGGGAATGCGCGAAACCTGCAGGCTGAAGCCGCCGTTGAGCAGGCCGGCATAGAGGATCGACACGACGACGATAGGCAGGGCGCGGCCACCCCCGAGCCAGGCGACCAGGATCGCCATGAAGCCGTAGCCCGGTGACAGGCCAAGCTGCAGTCGGCCGGTGGTTGTGGAGAGTTCGACCGCGCCGGCCAGCCCCGCCAGGGCGCCCGAGACGCACAGGGCGGACAATGTAACGGCCGCGGCGCTGATGCCGCCGTAGCGCGCCGCCTGTGGCGCATCGCCCGAAACCCTGAGCTCGTACCCCCAGCGTGTACCGTAGTCGATGATCCAGACGCAAAGCGCGGCTGCGGCCAGGATCAGCAGGCCGCCGTTCAGGCTGCCGAAGAGCGGGCCCATCTGGGCATTGTCGAGAATGGGCGGGGAATAAGGAAAGGAATAGGCCAGGGGATCGGCCCAAGGTCCACGGACGAGATAGCCGACCCACAACAGGGAGATATAATTGAGCATCAGCGTCGACAGGATTTCGTTGACGCCGAAAACGACCTTGGGGATCGCCGCGAGTGCCGCCCAGAAGGCGCCGGCCAGGATCCCGGCGCCAATGACGCATGGGAGGGCGATCACGCTCGGGGTGGTTTCCGGCAACGCGAGGCCGACGGCCGTCGCGGCGAAGGCGCCGAAGAAGAGTTGCCCCTCAGCGCCGATGTTCACAAGTCTTGCGCGGGCCGCAATGGCGATGCCCAATGCGCACAAGCCGATAGGCACAGCCTTGTTCAAGGTGCCCTCAAAAGCGGCTCGCGATCCGAAGCCGCCGCGGATGAGGGCGGCATAGGAGGTGAGCGGGTCATGACCGCTCAAGGCGATGACGAAGCCGCCCACGACAAGCGCAAGCAGCGCGCCGGCTGCGACGCGAATCGCCACTTCAAGTGGCTTGGCGGACTCAAGGCGAGGCTCTAGGCGAAGGCGCATGAGCATTGGAATCCTAGTGCGTCCGTGCCGCGGTCATCAGCCGACCGATGGCGTCCCTGTCGAACTGCCGCGGCGCGAGATCGGCGACAACGCGCCCAGAACTCATCACAAGGACGCGTGTCGCTATTTCGAGCGACTCGTCCAGTTCCTCGCTTGCCATGAGAACGGCGTTTCCCGCCACCGCGCGCTCGGCAAGTGCCGCCCGGATCTGCGCCGCGGATGCAATATCGAGCCCGCGGGTGGGATAGCTCGCCACGATCAGTGATGGCTGGCTGGCCAACTCCCGGCCCAGCACCACGCGCTGGAGATTGCCGCCCGAGAGCCGTCTGGTCGCTGAACCCGGATCAGCCTTGACACCAAAGCTGCCCAGCACGGCGCTTGCGTGGAGCCTGACGCGGGCAGGCGCCAGCCAAGGCCCGAACGGGGGATTGTTGTGCTGCGAGCCGAGAAGCGCGTTGTCCTCAAGGCTCAGGCCTGGCGCCAGCGCGATGCCCAGATGTCGGGATGGGATGAAGGCAAATGCGCGTCTGCCGGCGCGACGAGGCGCATCGATCTGCCCTGAGGAATGGCGCAGCAGGCCTCCAATCGCATCGAACAGTTCGGATTGACCGTTGCCGGTCACGCCGAGCACTGCAACGAGTTCTCCGCCATGCACGTCAAAGCTCACGTCGGACACGACGGTCGCTCCGTCGCGACCCGCGATCGATACGTTTCTCACCGACAACTGTCGCTCGCCGCGTGCGGTTTGCGGTCTTTGTCCCGCGCGCACGACACGCTTGCCGATGATGAGTTCGGCGATGTCATCGGCTGTGAGGGACTGGTTCGGTCCCTCGAAGACCACGCGTCCGCCACGCATGACAACGAGATGGTCGGCGACCTCTTCGATCTCGGCGAGTTTGTGCGAGATCAGGATGATGGAGCGACCGGACGCCGCGATACGCTTGACGATGCCGAAAAGCTGTTCAGTCTCCTTCGGCGACAAAACCGATGTCGGCTCGTCGAGAATGAGCAGCCGCGCACCCTGGGCCAGCACGCGCAGAATCTCGAGCTGTTGGCGTGCGGCGAGAGGCATCGTCCAGACTGGTGCCGCCAGGTCAAGCTGGAAGCCGACCTCCTGCATCAGATCGGTCAGCGCGGACGGGGCCTGGCGACGTTGCAAGAACCGGCCACGATCCGTGGCGAGCGAGATGTTTTCATAGCCAGTCAGCGTATCCACCAGTTTGAACTGCTGATGGACCATCCCCACACCTGCGGCGACAGCCGCCGAGGGTGAACCGAGCTCCACGGGGCGGCCGTCAACGAGGATGCGGCCTGTCTCCGGCAGATAGAGGCCGCAGACCGCATTCATCGCCGTCGATTTTCCCGCGCCATTCTCCCCAAGCAGGGCGACGACGCTGCCGGCCGGCACCGCGAACGAGACATCACTGTTGGCGAGCACGTCGCCGAAGGACTTGGTAACGTGCTCGACCTGCAGGACGGGCAAGCCGTCCCCCCTTCCGGAATGCTCGCGGCTCAACACCCCAGCGGCGATTGTCACTTCTTGCCTACCGTGCCGTTGACCCCTTCGACCAGCCACAGAACCTTCTGCACGTCCGTGAGCGAAAGGGTTCCGCCTTCCGGCACCACGACCTTGCCGTCGTTGGACTTCAAGGGGCCTTTCCAGTAGTCGAACTTGCCGTTGATGATGGCCTGCTTCTTTTCGTTCACGAGGGCGACGACATCTGCCGGGATGGCCTTGTTGAACGGCGCGAGACTGATCACGTCGTCATTGAGGCCGCCGAAATAGTCTCCGGGCTTGAACGTGCCGTCCTTCACGCTGGCGATCGCGTTCTTGTAATACTGGCACCAGTCCCACATCGTCCCGGTCAAGACGCGGTCGCCGGCGATCTTCGACAGGTCGGCTTCGGAGCCGATCGCCCACGCGCCCTTCTCGGCTGCGCCCTGGGCAGCCGAACCGGTGTCCTGATGCTGCGCAATGACGTCGTTCCCGGCCTCAGCCAGCGCCACCGCTGCCTGTTTCTCCGCCGGCGGGTCGAACCACGACAGGGTCCAGACGACATTGACCTCGGCCTTCGGGTTGACCGACCGCGCGCCGAGCGTGAAGGCGTTGATGCCAGCCAGGACGGACGGCTTCGGATGAGCCGCGACGAAGCCAATCTTGTTGGATTTCGTCATCTTGCCGGCGACGATGCCGGTGAGATAGCGCCCATCCCACAACTTGCCATAGTAGGTCTGGATATTGGGGTTCGGGGCAATTCCCGGGCCAATATTGAAGAAGAATTTGTCAGGGTTCTGCTTGGCGACCTGCTGCGTAAAGGGCTGGTAACCGAAAGCTGTTCCGAAGATGACGTTGTAGCCTTGGGAGATGAAGTCGCGCTCGATGCGTGCGACATCCGGGCCTTCGGACACCGATTCCACAAAGGAGGTCGGAATGCCGGCCTTCTCCAGGCAAAGACGTGCTTCGTCGTGGCGGAAGGTCCAGCCATTGTCGGCGCGTGGGCCGACATAGAGGAAGGCGGCCTTGACGTCGGACGCTGAAACGGGGCCGATGGTGGCCAATCCCAGTGCGCCGGAGAGAATCGCGGCAACGACATTACTGCTGGATCGTTGTGTGATCATAGCCTCGCTCCACCTCGATTTTTGTATTTTTCAAGTTTTCCCTGAAAATTTCAATATGATTACGCCTTAACTTGATTGGAAGCGCAAGTGCCTTTTGAGGCCCTGGTCAATTGCGCGTCGAACGATGCCTTTTGGGCGGGGTTAACCCGCAGGATCGGTGATGCCGTGATCCAGCGCGCCTGCCGAAAGGAACAACGCGAGTAACTGGTAGTAGCCGGCGATCGCAACCACTTCACTCGCGGCCGGTGCACCGACGCGTTCCACCAATTCCTTCAACCTGTCCTGGTTGACTTGGCAATTCAGGACCGCATCCCGGCAAAGCGCGATAATGGCCTGATGCGCGGGCGTGGCGGCTTCTGCCGACCGCCCCGATGCGGCCGCGGCGATCGTTGTCTCCTCGACCCCGAGGTCGCGCGCGATGGGCAGATGGTAATCCCACTCGTAACCCGAGCCGAAGGCTGCGGCGGTGGCGAGAATCGCCACCTCGCGCAGGGGAGCGGGAAGTGCTCCCGAGAAGCGGATCGCCGCGCCGATCGACTGGATCGCATTCGCGAGGTCCGGCACATCGAGCATGGCGAGGAACGGCAGCGGCACACCCGCGCGCGGTCCGGATGCGATAGCATCATGGACCTTGCGCTGTGCGGGCGTCATCTCCGCGACATTGCGAACACCGATCAGCATCGCCTCTCTCCGTTTAGCGCCCGTCCGGCCCACCGGACATCATGCCTGAAGCGATCTGCCTTGGACCGAAGATGGCCTTGGCCACGTCGCCGACGGCCTCGACATCTTCCGGGATGCCCTGGAAGCAGACGATCCGGCAGGGGCAGGCTTCCAAACCTTCGTAGCGCCAGGGGAAGGCCCCGATCACGGCGCGCTGGTTGAGCATGAGCTCGATATCGCCGCCCACATTCTCCGCATGGATCAAGCCTTCCTGGAAGGCTTGCGAATGGAAGGGGAAATAGTCCTCAACAACCTTGCGGCCGGAGCGCTTGTGCACATAGCTGTTCTTCCCGAAGAATTCGTCGCAGCTCATGCCGACCTTTTCTTCGAATTGCTTGGCGAGGTCAGGACGCATGCGGCGGATCGTCGTGTTCATGGCATGGTCGCCCGAGCCGCAGTCGATACCAAACCATTTGATTTTCTTTGCGAGCATCCAATCGAGAAGCTCCTGCTTGCCGCCTGGGTGCATGCAGAAATACTTGACGAGATCCTGCTGCGGCTTGCCTTCCCAATAGCGATGCCAGCCGGTGTGGATGATGAGGATGTCCCCTTCCTTCACATCGACGGGGGCGCTCTCGATCATCTCCGGCGTGATGACGGCCCAGTCATCCATGTGTTCGGACACGTCCACCACAGCCCCCGGGCCGACCAGGAAGTCGAGGGGATAGGAGGCCATGTCGCCCATGCCGTCGGTGCCGTGCATGGCGCCATCGATATGCGTGCCGACATGCAGGGCCGAGTCGATGCGCTGCGCGACGATATGGATCGTCTGAAGGTTCTGGGCATAATACATCTTGTTGCCCGCATACCCCACCCAGCCCGGCGTGTGGACATTCATGAGATGGGAAAGGTCGATGATCTTCATCAGTCGGCTCCAGATTTGAATGGATTAGAGCATTTTCGAGCGAGGTGAACCGGTTCGCGTGAAGAAAATGCGTGGAAACAAAAAATCTTGAGTCTCCCGGTGACCCTGCTTCACCGGGATACTCTAGTGGGCACGCCGCCCGAACAGCGACGCCACCCAGGATTTCAGGACTGCGAGCATGAGGCCGAAGCCGCTGATCGGTTTGGCGGCCGCCGGTGCGGGGGCCGTAGTCGCGGCGGATATTGCGCCCGGCGCCCGCGCTGCGGCTGTTTCCTGCGCTGCGGGGGCGGCTTCCACGGACACAGAGCTAGCCGCGAGTTCCGCCTCGGCGTTGCGCACGAAATCGGCGATCAGCACGTTGGCGACCTCGGCGATGATGCCTGTGCGGCCGAACTGCGCGATCGCCCCGGAGAGCTGCACGTCTGCATCGACGACGACTTTCGTCTTTTCCCCTTCTGCGAAGAGGCGGCAATCCATGATCATCTTGCCACGGCTCGCACCCTTCTTGTCGACGCCTTTGCCTTCGACATGGACGGACTTGGCGACATCATCATAGACGACATCCGCCTCGCCCTCGAAGCTCGCCTGGAAGGGGCCGATCTTTGATGAAACCTTGCCAGTATGTTTCCCGTCTTCCTTCGGACCGAGATATTCCGCGCCTGGCAGGCAACGCGCGACATTCGGGATATCCTGGAAGAAACTCCAAACGGCAGGCATCGGACGTGCCACTGTGAATTCCTGCGCGATCTTCATGGCTGATGCCTCCTCTGAGATCGACCGCCGGACAGCGAACGGTGGCCTGCGATGTTATCGGCATGCCTGAGAATGGCTCGCCGCGCGCCGGCTGCTACTGTTCAAAGCCCTCGGTCACATTCTGGCAATAGTTATAATTTACCCGGTCTCACTCCGAGTATTCGATGGTTATAGGCGAATCGCTCCAGCAAGTGTCGCGTCAGCATGGGCGGGCGCGCAAAGTCTGTGCAGACTGCTGGTTTTCCTGCGGATGCTTTCCGGAAGGTCTGATCCGGATCACATCAGAGCGTTTGTCCTCCCGCGGTCACGCCATAGACATCGGTTCGTCTGTCCTCGCGCGGTTTCACCCGCTCCGTCCGCACCAGCGCGGCCTGGGCGATCGCAGGATCCATTGGGGCGACAAGCGTTGCCTCGATATCCTGCGCCAGGGGGCCGGTGAGAATCCGTCCGTAGGGGTCGGCCACCAGGGAGCAGCCGAGAAAGGCGACATCGCCAGCCGTCCCGCTCTGCGAGGCGCAGGCGATATAGACTTGGTTGAGATTGGCCTGCACGATCGCGCCACGTGCCTGGCCGATCAGGCCATCACCATCACGCTCGATCTTGTCGAAGCCACGGACCCAGGCGGTGGGTACCGCGATGAGCTCGGCGCCTTGCAGTGCCAGGACGCGCATGACTTCAACGAAGCGCAAATCGTAGCAGACGCACAGGCCGATCCGTCCGAAGGGCGTCGACGCTACGCGGAGACCGCGGTCGCCCGGTGTGAAGATGAGCTTTTCCCCGTCGAAGAGATGAAGCTTCCGGTAGTGCAACAGAAGGCCGTCCGGCCCGACGAGAAGCGCGGAATTATAGAGACGTCCGCCGTCGCTTTCACAGAAGCCGCCGGCGATCACCACACCGAGACGCCTGGCAGCCTCGGTCCATGCGGAAAGAGTCGGCCCGTCACAAGGCTCGGCTGCCGCCGACAGATCATCCTGGTTCAATGTGTAACCGGAGATCGCGAGTTCGGGCAGTACGATGACACGGGCGCCGTCGGCGGCCGCGTCCTCGATAAGCCGCACGCTGCGCTCCCGATTCTCCCGCGCTCGCCCGGGCAAGCCGGTGAACTGAATGACTGCGACGGAGAACGTCATGCCGGCTGTTCCGCATCCGCCGGCAAGGCACCGACCGCCTTGAGCAGGGGAACATCCGCCGGGCTCGGGCCGCCGACACTCACGACCCCGACACCGCGATCGGCGGCGACGGCATGTTTGACACCAACCGGCACATGGACCACGCAGCCCGCGTGGAAGGGAAGCTTGATGTCGTTCGTGTAGTCGTAAGCGGTGCCCTCGCCCTCGAGGATAAAAATCGTATCCTCCGATAGCGTATGGACATGCGGCGTATTTGCTTCGCCGGCTTCCAGTCGCACATAATTCAGGTTCGCATTCCAGGCGCCGGTGCCGGGCCATATGACGAACCGGGCGTCTTTGG from Hyphomicrobiales bacterium includes these protein-coding regions:
- a CDS encoding FAD dependent oxidoreductase; this encodes MNYADDCINTFPTLWSATVREDDPSRPLDGDTTCDVAIIGAGYTGLSAALVLAKGGASVRVIEGGYPGWGGSGRNSGAVIRGFKSSRSGLIREFGPQRGRAMADFGATTTDVVYDFISTYDIQCDLKRTGWILPAHNTAGLRRVEERQRTWTADGIGGLDMLSRDELTRMLGSSAYIGGMIDHEGASLNPLGYARGLARAATAEGATVYRETPAKGVSRKPQGWVVETSRGRVTASTVIIAADAYSSGLNASVERTMATIHTNIVATKPLPAALAAGILPGEQAVSDSRRILYYWHKDPYGRVLFGTRGTLSGPRQAEDFAHVEAALAKIYPQLRGAEIEFRWSGKVGLTRDFLPHIDQPEPGLWTSHGYCGRGVAMASAYGKLLGETILQDRSQATLPVPNTPAPRMPPSPISDLGIVTVTQLYRVMDIFA
- a CDS encoding 4-carboxymuconolactone decarboxylase — translated: MLIGVRNVAEMTPAQRKVHDAIASGPRAGVPLPFLAMLDVPDLANAIQSIGAAIRFSGALPAPLREVAILATAAAFGSGYEWDYHLPIARDLGVEETTIAAAASGRSAEAATPAHQAIIALCRDAVLNCQVNQDRLKELVERVGAPAASEVVAIAGYYQLLALFLSAGALDHGITDPAG
- a CDS encoding Quercetin dioxygenase-like cupin family protein — encoded protein: MAIRIFHRDTPSLRLPLISKDARFVIWPGTGAWNANLNYVRLEAGEANTPHVHTLSEDTIFILEGEGTAYDYTNDIKLPFHAGCVVHVPVGVKHAVAADRGVGVVSVGGPSPADVPLLKAVGALPADAEQPA
- a CDS encoding putative Glucose ABC transporter permease protein TsgB13 (Evidence 3 : Putative function from multiple computational evidences): MLMRLRLEPRLESAKPLEVAIRVAAGALLALVVGGFVIALSGHDPLTSYAALIRGGFGSRAAFEGTLNKAVPIGLCALGIAIAARARLVNIGAEGQLFFGAFAATAVGLALPETTPSVIALPCVIGAGILAGAFWAALAAIPKVVFGVNEILSTLMLNYISLLWVGYLVRGPWADPLAYSFPYSPPILDNAQMGPLFGSLNGGLLILAAAALCVWIIDYGTRWGYELRVSGDAPQAARYGGISAAAVTLSALCVSGALAGLAGAVELSTTTGRLQLGLSPGYGFMAILVAWLGGGRALPIVVVSILYAGLLNGGFSLQVSRIPSSISTILQALILIMVLAGVTLGRYRIRLIRGATA
- a CDS encoding putative amidohydrolase (Evidence 3 : Putative function from multiple computational evidences) — translated: MTFSVAVIQFTGLPGRARENRERSVRLIEDAAADGARVIVLPELAISGYTLNQDDLSAAAEPCDGPTLSAWTEAARRLGVVIAGGFCESDGGRLYNSALLVGPDGLLLHYRKLHLFDGEKLIFTPGDRGLRVASTPFGRIGLCVCYDLRFVEVMRVLALQGAELIAVPTAWVRGFDKIERDGDGLIGQARGAIVQANLNQVYIACASQSGTAGDVAFLGCSLVADPYGRILTGPLAQDIEATLVAPMDPAIAQAALVRTERVKPREDRRTDVYGVTAGGQTL
- a CDS encoding N-carbamoylsarcosine amidase, translated to MKAYIDGKAQQLGPEFAPWFDTRNAAIVSIDLHRGHLEDSPDCPCPAPRAREIVTAVDAFHAAARKLGIPVIHVRSVLRKGGVDDVNGLKAAWRLVFPLHVGEIRNMDEHAIEGTRWTEFVTHVDEKDLIVQTKKRLSAFFPTDLDFLLRNLGTKSLVLDGCLADCCVLNTAFDASNLGYNVTVPQDLVRGTNEAMEKGALAIIAAHLGIVTDSASILDAWSSKGVPEIAQPASA
- a CDS encoding Kynurenine formamidase, whose amino-acid sequence is MKIIDLSHLMNVHTPGWVGYAGNKMYYAQNLQTIHIVAQRIDSALHVGTHIDGAMHGTDGMGDMASYPLDFLVGPGAVVDVSEHMDDWAVITPEMIESAPVDVKEGDILIIHTGWHRYWEGKPQQDLVKYFCMHPGGKQELLDWMLAKKIKWFGIDCGSGDHAMNTTIRRMRPDLAKQFEEKVGMSCDEFFGKNSYVHKRSGRKVVEDYFPFHSQAFQEGLIHAENVGGDIELMLNQRAVIGAFPWRYEGLEACPCRIVCFQGIPEDVEAVGDVAKAIFGPRQIASGMMSGGPDGR
- a CDS encoding Nucleoside ABC transporter membrane protein; protein product: MNIELLFAAAIVSATPILFAALGQLLTERAGVLNLGIEGTMLVGAVCGFVMTFALGSTAIGLVGAALCGALFSAAFAFCVVTLRLDQVVTGLAFSILGSGLSAFVGQSYVGKALPTRGPVGEASPLADIPGLGIIVFSQDTMVFLAFAIAAFIAFYLHKTRPGLILRTLGESPETLDSLGITVVGLRYAYIIAGGALIALGGAYLSVINTPTWVENMTAGRGWIALAIVIFASWRPGWVVFGALLFGLVDAYRFRAQASGQAFIDPHFLNMLPYATTLIVLIVMSRPGLRARLRAPAALGIAYDREKR
- the lsrA gene encoding Autoinducer 2 import ATP-binding protein LsrA; its protein translation is MTIAAGVLSREHSGRGDGLPVLQVEHVTKSFGDVLANSDVSFAVPAGSVVALLGENGAGKSTAMNAVCGLYLPETGRILVDGRPVELGSPSAAVAAGVGMVHQQFKLVDTLTGYENISLATDRGRFLQRRQAPSALTDLMQEVGFQLDLAAPVWTMPLAARQQLEILRVLAQGARLLILDEPTSVLSPKETEQLFGIVKRIAASGRSIILISHKLAEIEEVADHLVVMRGGRVVFEGPNQSLTADDIAELIIGKRVVRAGQRPQTARGERQLSVRNVSIAGRDGATVVSDVSFDVHGGELVAVLGVTGNGQSELFDAIGGLLRHSSGQIDAPRRAGRRAFAFIPSRHLGIALAPGLSLEDNALLGSQHNNPPFGPWLAPARVRLHASAVLGSFGVKADPGSATRRLSGGNLQRVVLGRELASQPSLIVASYPTRGLDIASAAQIRAALAERAVAGNAVLMASEELDESLEIATRVLVMSSGRVVADLAPRQFDRDAIGRLMTAARTH
- a CDS encoding carbon monoxide dehydrogenase G protein, whose translation is MKIAQEFTVARPMPAVWSFFQDIPNVARCLPGAEYLGPKEDGKHTGKVSSKIGPFQASFEGEADVVYDDVAKSVHVEGKGVDKKGASRGKMIMDCRLFAEGEKTKVVVDADVQLSGAIAQFGRTGIIAEVANVLIADFVRNAEAELAASSVSVEAAPAAQETAAARAPGAISAATTAPAPAAAKPISGFGLMLAVLKSWVASLFGRRAH
- a CDS encoding BMP family ABC transporter substrate-binding protein, which codes for MITQRSSSNVVAAILSGALGLATIGPVSASDVKAAFLYVGPRADNGWTFRHDEARLCLEKAGIPTSFVESVSEGPDVARIERDFISQGYNVIFGTAFGYQPFTQQVAKQNPDKFFFNIGPGIAPNPNIQTYYGKLWDGRYLTGIVAGKMTKSNKIGFVAAHPKPSVLAGINAFTLGARSVNPKAEVNVVWTLSWFDPPAEKQAAVALAEAGNDVIAQHQDTGSAAQGAAEKGAWAIGSEADLSKIAGDRVLTGTMWDWCQYYKNAIASVKDGTFKPGDYFGGLNDDVISLAPFNKAIPADVVALVNEKKQAIINGKFDYWKGPLKSNDGKVVVPEGGTLSLTDVQKVLWLVEGVNGTVGKK